The Paraburkholderia acidisoli genome contains a region encoding:
- the mreC gene encoding rod shape-determining protein MreC yields the protein MEYSPPPLFKQGPSALARLIFFVVLSIALLVSDARFKTLEIVRGVLGAGLYPLQRAALVPRDLFMGAADLAVTSSTLRAENTQLQTRNLQLSQQANQAVSLAAENAHLRALLQLSQHIGTPTTPAEIQYDTRDPFTQKVVIGGGSQQGVQNGSPVVTEDGVIGQVTRVFPMQSEVSLVTDKDQAVPVEVVRTGLRSVIYGTAKGDLLDLRFVPISADLQTGDELVTSGLDGVYPQGLPVAKVLRVDKQADTAFARVVCQPLAAVRGARDVLVLHFVPQVPPNPIVAEEAAAAAEAKDKKKGAKSAAKNDKAADKKAEDAKKAAAPAGASAAQAAPAPAAAKPAEGKAGAKPEAKTEAKPAAKPAAQGGR from the coding sequence ATGGAATACAGTCCGCCGCCCCTGTTCAAGCAAGGCCCTTCGGCACTCGCACGGCTGATCTTCTTCGTCGTGCTGTCGATCGCGCTTCTGGTCTCCGACGCCCGTTTCAAGACGCTCGAGATCGTGCGCGGCGTGCTCGGCGCGGGGCTCTATCCGCTGCAACGCGCGGCCCTCGTGCCGCGCGACCTCTTTATGGGCGCCGCCGATCTGGCCGTGACGAGTTCCACGCTGCGCGCGGAAAACACGCAGCTTCAGACGCGCAATCTCCAGCTTTCGCAGCAGGCCAACCAGGCCGTGTCGCTCGCCGCCGAGAACGCGCACCTGCGCGCGCTGCTGCAACTGTCGCAGCATATCGGCACGCCCACCACGCCCGCCGAGATCCAGTACGACACGCGCGACCCGTTCACGCAGAAGGTCGTGATCGGCGGCGGCTCGCAGCAAGGCGTGCAGAACGGCTCGCCCGTGGTCACCGAAGACGGCGTGATCGGCCAGGTCACGCGCGTGTTCCCCATGCAGTCCGAAGTCTCGCTCGTCACCGATAAAGATCAGGCCGTGCCGGTGGAAGTCGTCCGCACGGGCCTGCGCAGCGTGATCTACGGCACCGCCAAGGGCGACCTGCTCGACCTGCGTTTCGTACCGATCAGCGCCGACCTGCAGACGGGCGACGAACTCGTCACGAGCGGGCTCGACGGCGTGTATCCGCAAGGTCTGCCGGTCGCGAAGGTGCTGCGCGTGGACAAGCAGGCCGACACGGCATTCGCGCGCGTGGTCTGCCAGCCGCTCGCCGCCGTGCGCGGCGCGCGCGACGTGCTGGTGCTGCATTTCGTGCCGCAGGTCCCGCCGAACCCGATCGTGGCCGAGGAAGCCGCCGCGGCCGCCGAGGCGAAGGACAAGAAAAAGGGCGCCAAGAGCGCCGCGAAGAACGACAAAGCCGCCGACAAGAAAGCCGAAGACGCGAAGAAGGCCGCCGCGCCGGCAGGCGCTTCCGCCGCGCAGGCCGCGCCCGCGCCGGCCGCGGCGAAACCGGCCGAAGGCAAGGCCGGAGCAAAGCCGGAAGCGAAGACCGAAGCCAAACCGGCCGCCAAGCCCGCCGCGCAAGGGGGCCGTTGA
- the rodA gene encoding rod shape-determining protein RodA, with amino-acid sequence MPFLQFDKIDKRAVLDTLRKMFLGFDRPLALTVFLLLCVGIVTLYSASLDVPGRVEDQLRNILLTFVLMWGLANVPPNTLMRFAVPMYTFGIALLIAVAAFGLTRKGAKRWINVGVVIQPSEILKIATPLMLAWYYQRREGVMRWYDFLVGFVILLVPVALIAKQPDLGTAVLVFASGVFVIYFAGLSFKLIVPVLIAGVIAVASIAAFQDKICQPQVNWPLMHDYQKHRICTLLDPTSDPLGKGFHTIQAVIAIGSGGPLGKGWLKGTQSHLEFIPEKHTDFIFAVFSEEFGMAGGVVLLTLYMCLIARGLYIAANGATLFGRLLAGSLTMAFFTYAFVNIGMVSGILPVVGVPLPFMSYGGTALTTLGIAIGLIMSVGRQKRLMQS; translated from the coding sequence ATGCCCTTTCTCCAGTTCGACAAGATCGACAAGCGCGCTGTGCTCGACACGCTGCGCAAGATGTTCCTCGGCTTCGACCGCCCGCTCGCGCTCACGGTGTTCCTGCTGCTGTGCGTGGGTATCGTCACGCTCTACAGCGCGAGCCTCGACGTGCCCGGCCGCGTGGAAGACCAGCTGCGCAACATCCTGCTCACCTTCGTGCTGATGTGGGGTCTCGCCAACGTGCCGCCCAACACGCTCATGCGCTTCGCCGTGCCGATGTACACCTTCGGCATCGCGCTGTTGATCGCCGTGGCGGCGTTCGGCCTCACGCGCAAGGGCGCAAAGCGCTGGATCAACGTGGGCGTGGTCATCCAGCCCTCGGAAATCCTCAAGATCGCCACGCCGCTGATGCTCGCGTGGTATTACCAGCGCCGCGAAGGCGTGATGCGCTGGTACGACTTTCTGGTGGGCTTCGTGATCCTGCTGGTGCCCGTCGCGTTGATCGCCAAGCAGCCGGACCTGGGCACGGCCGTGCTCGTGTTCGCCTCGGGCGTGTTCGTGATTTATTTCGCGGGCCTCTCGTTCAAGCTGATCGTGCCGGTGCTGATCGCGGGCGTGATCGCCGTGGCGTCGATCGCGGCGTTCCAGGACAAGATCTGCCAGCCGCAAGTGAACTGGCCGCTCATGCACGACTACCAGAAGCACCGCATCTGCACGCTGCTCGATCCCACCTCCGACCCGCTCGGCAAGGGCTTCCACACCATTCAGGCCGTGATCGCGATCGGCTCGGGCGGCCCGCTCGGCAAGGGCTGGCTCAAGGGCACGCAGTCGCATCTGGAATTCATCCCCGAAAAGCACACCGACTTCATCTTCGCGGTGTTCTCGGAGGAATTCGGCATGGCGGGCGGCGTCGTGCTGCTCACGCTCTACATGTGCCTGATCGCGCGCGGGCTCTATATCGCGGCGAACGGCGCGACGCTATTCGGGCGATTATTGGCCGGCTCGCTCACCATGGCGTTCTTCACCTACGCGTTCGTCAACATCGGCATGGTGAGCGGCATCCTGCCCGTGGTGGGCGTGCCGCTACCGTTCATGAGCTACGGCGGCACGGCGCTCACCACGCTCGGCATCGCCATCGGCCTCATCATGAGCGTCGGGCGGCAGAAGCGTCTGATGCAGAGCTGA
- the queD gene encoding 6-carboxytetrahydropterin synthase QueD — protein sequence MTITRKLEFDAGHRIPDHRSQCRNLHGHRYVLEITLQGDLVETEGAPDRGMVMDFADVKSLANQYLVDLWDHAFLVFEGDTQVRGFLETLPGHKTVVIDRIPTVENLAAIAFNILAEVYDAHYGVNLRLHKVRLYETPNCWAEVVRD from the coding sequence CTGACCATCACCCGAAAACTCGAATTCGACGCGGGCCACCGCATTCCCGATCACCGCAGCCAGTGCCGTAATCTGCACGGTCATCGCTACGTGCTCGAGATCACGCTGCAAGGCGATCTCGTCGAGACCGAAGGCGCGCCGGACCGCGGCATGGTGATGGATTTCGCCGATGTGAAGTCGCTCGCGAACCAGTATCTCGTCGACCTGTGGGATCACGCGTTTCTCGTCTTCGAAGGCGACACGCAGGTGCGCGGTTTTCTCGAAACGCTGCCGGGCCACAAGACGGTGGTGATCGATCGCATTCCGACCGTGGAGAATCTCGCGGCGATCGCGTTCAACATTCTGGCCGAGGTCTACGACGCGCATTACGGCGTGAATCTGCGCCTGCACAAGGTGCGGCTCTACGAAACGCCGAACTGCTGGGCCGAAGTCGTGCGTGACTGA
- the queE gene encoding 7-carboxy-7-deazaguanine synthase, with translation MTYAVKEIFYTLQGEGANAGRPAVFCRFAGCNLWSGREEDRAEAVCRFCDTDFVGTDGENGGKFRTPEELVAKIASLWPEGERHRFVVCTGGEPMLQIDQPFVDALHAAGFEIAIETNGSLPVLETIDWICVSPKADAPLVVTKGNELKVVVPQENQRLAEYALLDFEYFLVQPMDGPSRDLNTKLAIDWCKRHPQWRLSMQTHKYLNIP, from the coding sequence ATGACTTACGCGGTAAAGGAAATTTTCTACACGTTGCAGGGCGAAGGCGCGAACGCCGGGCGCCCGGCCGTGTTCTGCCGGTTCGCCGGTTGCAACCTCTGGTCGGGCCGCGAGGAAGATCGCGCGGAAGCCGTGTGCCGCTTCTGCGACACGGACTTCGTGGGCACCGACGGCGAAAACGGCGGCAAATTCCGCACGCCCGAGGAACTCGTCGCGAAGATCGCCTCGCTGTGGCCCGAAGGCGAGCGCCACCGCTTCGTGGTGTGCACGGGCGGCGAGCCCATGCTGCAGATCGATCAGCCGTTCGTGGACGCGCTGCACGCGGCCGGCTTCGAGATCGCGATCGAAACCAACGGTTCGCTGCCGGTGCTCGAGACCATCGACTGGATCTGCGTGAGCCCGAAGGCCGACGCGCCGCTCGTCGTCACGAAGGGCAACGAGCTGAAAGTGGTCGTGCCGCAGGAGAACCAGCGTCTCGCCGAGTACGCGTTGCTCGATTTCGAGTATTTTCTCGTGCAGCCCATGGACGGTCCCTCGCGCGACCTGAACACGAAGCTGGCTATCGACTGGTGCAAGCGTCATCCGCAATGGCGCCTCTCGATGCAGACGCACAAGTACCTGAACATTCCCTGA
- a CDS encoding rod shape-determining protein gives MFGFLRSYFSNDLAIDLGTANTLIYMRGKGIVLDEPSVVSIRQEGGPNGKKTIQAVGKEAKQMLGKVPGNIEAIRPMKDGVIADFTVTEQMIKQFIKTAHESRMFSPSPRIIICVPCGSTQVERRAIKEAAHGAGASQVYLIEEPMAAAIGAGLPVSEATGSMVVDIGGGTTEVGVISLGGIVYKGSVRVGGDKFDEAIVNYIRRNYGMLIGEQTAEAIKKEIGSAFPGSEVKEMEVKGRNLSEGIPRSFTISSNEILEALTDPLNQIVSSVKIALEQTPPELGADIAERGMMLTGGGALLRDLDRLLAEETGLPVLVAEDPLTCVVRGSGMALERMDKLGSIFSYE, from the coding sequence ATGTTCGGTTTTCTGCGTAGCTACTTCTCCAACGATCTGGCGATCGACCTCGGCACCGCCAACACCCTGATCTACATGCGCGGCAAGGGCATCGTCCTCGACGAACCCTCGGTCGTGTCCATCCGCCAGGAAGGCGGCCCCAACGGCAAGAAGACGATTCAGGCCGTCGGCAAGGAAGCCAAGCAAATGCTCGGCAAGGTGCCGGGCAATATCGAAGCCATCCGCCCGATGAAAGACGGCGTGATCGCCGACTTCACCGTGACCGAACAGATGATCAAGCAGTTCATCAAGACGGCTCACGAATCGCGCATGTTCTCGCCGTCGCCGCGCATCATCATTTGCGTGCCTTGCGGTTCGACCCAGGTCGAGCGCCGCGCGATCAAGGAAGCGGCACACGGCGCGGGCGCCTCGCAGGTCTACCTGATCGAGGAACCCATGGCCGCCGCCATTGGCGCGGGCCTGCCGGTTTCGGAAGCCACGGGCTCGATGGTCGTCGACATCGGCGGCGGCACGACCGAAGTGGGCGTGATCTCGCTCGGCGGCATCGTGTACAAGGGTTCGGTGCGCGTGGGCGGCGACAAGTTCGACGAAGCCATCGTCAACTACATCCGCCGCAACTACGGCATGCTGATCGGCGAACAAACGGCCGAAGCCATCAAGAAGGAAATCGGCTCGGCGTTCCCGGGTTCGGAAGTCAAGGAAATGGAAGTGAAGGGCCGCAATCTGTCGGAAGGCATTCCGCGCAGCTTCACCATCTCCAGCAACGAAATTCTCGAAGCGCTCACCGACCCGCTGAACCAGATCGTTTCCTCGGTGAAGATCGCGCTCGAACAAACGCCGCCGGAACTGGGCGCCGACATCGCCGAGCGCGGCATGATGCTCACGGGCGGCGGCGCGCTGCTGCGCGACCTCGACCGTCTGCTCGCGGAAGAAACCGGCCTGCCGGTGCTGGTGGCGGAAGACCCGCTCACCTGCGTGGTGCGCGGCTCGGGCATGGCGCTCGAGCGCATGGACAAGCTGGGCAGCATCTTCTCGTACGAGTAA
- the mreD gene encoding rod shape-determining protein MreD, whose protein sequence is MPRPQYILQPVNPYFIGFSLAAAFLLNLLPWGKLASVPDFVALVLLFWNIHQPRKVGMGVAFLLGLLMDVHNANLLGEHALAYTLLSYGAITIHRRVLWMSLGLQMFAVMPLLVGAQLVPFVIRLLMGASFPGWGYLISGFVEAVLWPIASVLLLLPQRRPVDPDDTRPI, encoded by the coding sequence ATGCCGCGTCCGCAATACATTCTTCAGCCGGTCAATCCGTACTTCATCGGTTTCAGTCTCGCGGCCGCGTTCCTGCTGAACCTGCTGCCGTGGGGCAAGCTGGCCAGCGTGCCCGACTTCGTCGCGCTCGTGCTGCTGTTCTGGAACATCCACCAGCCGCGCAAGGTGGGCATGGGCGTGGCGTTCCTGCTCGGGCTGCTGATGGACGTGCACAACGCGAACCTGCTCGGCGAGCACGCGCTCGCCTACACGCTGCTTTCGTACGGCGCGATCACGATTCATCGCCGCGTGCTGTGGATGTCGCTCGGCCTGCAGATGTTCGCCGTCATGCCGTTGCTCGTGGGCGCGCAGCTCGTGCCCTTCGTGATCCGCCTGCTGATGGGCGCATCGTTTCCTGGCTGGGGTTATCTCATCAGCGGCTTCGTCGAAGCCGTGCTCTGGCCGATCGCGAGCGTGCTGCTGCTGTTGCCGCAGCGCCGTCCCGTCGATCCCGACGACACGCGGCCGATCTGA
- the queC gene encoding 7-cyano-7-deazaguanine synthase QueC, with translation MTRTEAKGALVLFSGGQDSATCLAWALDRYETVETLGFDYGQRHRVELECRDGFRAAIARTFPEWAKRLGEDHMIDLSVLGSISDTAMTREIEIETAASGLPNTFVPGRNLMFMQIAAAIAYRRGLKVLVGGMCETDFSGYPDCRDDTMKALQVALNLGMDTRFLLETPLMWLDKADTWRLAEQLGGEALVDMVRVETHTCYVGERAELHAWGFGCGECPACKLRKRGYEAYLAGENVTEAPV, from the coding sequence GTGACTCGAACTGAAGCCAAGGGCGCGCTCGTGCTGTTTTCCGGCGGCCAGGACTCGGCCACGTGCCTCGCATGGGCGCTCGACCGCTACGAGACCGTCGAGACGCTCGGCTTCGATTACGGCCAGCGTCATCGCGTCGAGCTGGAATGCCGCGACGGCTTTCGCGCCGCCATTGCGCGCACGTTCCCCGAATGGGCGAAGCGTCTCGGCGAAGACCATATGATCGACCTCTCGGTGCTCGGCTCGATCAGCGACACCGCCATGACGCGCGAGATCGAGATCGAAACGGCCGCGAGCGGCTTGCCGAACACCTTCGTGCCGGGCCGCAACCTCATGTTCATGCAGATCGCGGCGGCCATTGCGTACCGCCGCGGGCTCAAGGTGCTCGTGGGCGGCATGTGCGAGACCGACTTCTCGGGCTATCCCGATTGCCGCGACGACACCATGAAGGCGTTGCAGGTCGCGCTGAATCTCGGCATGGACACGCGCTTTCTGCTCGAAACGCCGCTCATGTGGCTCGACAAGGCCGACACGTGGCGGCTCGCGGAGCAACTCGGCGGCGAGGCGCTCGTCGACATGGTGCGCGTGGAAACGCACACCTGCTACGTGGGCGAGCGCGCCGAACTGCACGCATGGGGCTTCGGCTGCGGCGAGTGTCCGGCGTGCAAGCTGCGCAAGCGCGGCTACGAGGCCTATCTCGCGGGCGAGAACGTCACGGAAGCGCCGGTTTGA
- a CDS encoding tetratricopeptide repeat protein has translation MSGSKAKVLRAMALGGVTAAALALSAVTAEAAQAAQAAQSTQATQSAGETKNGVPVAPTDPQTANAVADYNAGNLNAARAEFQAAAQRGNRLAEFNYAMMLVNGEGGATDVGEGRKWLRKAAEANMSHAQYVYGKMYDDGEFVERNPAEAHQWFLKAAKQGHTQAQLALANQFLDGRGTSRDNKQAFYWYKKAAEGGDMTAQYVAGSFYERGGDGVEKNINVARAYYAAAAAQGDPAARLKFQQLSAQLKKAAPAQPQ, from the coding sequence ATGAGCGGTTCGAAAGCAAAGGTATTACGGGCGATGGCGTTGGGCGGCGTGACGGCGGCGGCGCTCGCGCTGAGCGCGGTCACGGCGGAGGCGGCACAAGCGGCGCAAGCGGCACAATCGACGCAAGCGACGCAATCGGCGGGGGAAACCAAAAACGGCGTGCCCGTCGCGCCCACGGATCCGCAGACGGCCAACGCCGTCGCCGATTACAACGCGGGCAATCTGAACGCGGCGCGCGCCGAGTTCCAGGCGGCGGCGCAGCGCGGCAACCGGCTCGCCGAATTCAACTACGCGATGATGCTGGTGAACGGCGAAGGCGGCGCCACCGACGTGGGCGAGGGCCGCAAATGGCTGCGCAAGGCCGCCGAGGCCAACATGTCGCACGCGCAATATGTGTACGGCAAGATGTACGACGACGGCGAGTTCGTCGAACGCAATCCGGCCGAAGCGCATCAGTGGTTTTTGAAGGCCGCGAAGCAGGGCCACACGCAGGCGCAGCTCGCGCTCGCGAACCAGTTTCTCGACGGGCGCGGCACCTCGCGCGACAACAAGCAGGCGTTCTACTGGTACAAGAAAGCGGCCGAAGGCGGCGACATGACCGCGCAGTACGTGGCGGGCTCGTTCTACGAGCGCGGCGGCGACGGCGTGGAGAAAAACATCAACGTGGCGCGCGCGTACTACGCGGCGGCCGCGGCGCAGGGCGATCCGGCGGCGCGGCTCAAGTTCCAGCAACTGAGCGCGCAGCTCAAGAAAGCGGCGCCCGCGCAGCCGCAGTAA
- a CDS encoding HpcH/HpaI aldolase family protein, protein MSTFTNPLKERLKEAEPLFGLWLSMGSETAAEALAHAGFDWLLIDMEHTPNDSADIVAQLRAIAAAHLPTEPVVRVASNETWLVKHVLDAGARTVMFPSIDSAEDAARAVRLTRYPDVGTPDGERGVAGAVRAAAYGMRRDYLRNANAQIATILQIETAQAVEQVEQIAAVPGVDCLFVGPGDLSASLGHLGDSKHPDVQAAIQRVVAAARAAGVATGIFAMDAAGARQYREMGFNFIALAADVMWLVRATRQALQEARS, encoded by the coding sequence ATGAGCACCTTCACCAATCCCCTCAAGGAACGCCTCAAGGAAGCGGAGCCGCTGTTCGGCCTCTGGCTTTCGATGGGTAGCGAGACCGCCGCCGAGGCGCTCGCGCACGCCGGCTTCGACTGGCTGCTCATCGACATGGAACACACGCCCAACGACAGCGCCGACATCGTCGCGCAACTGCGCGCGATCGCGGCCGCGCATCTGCCGACGGAGCCCGTCGTGCGCGTGGCGAGCAACGAGACGTGGCTCGTCAAGCACGTGCTCGACGCGGGCGCGCGCACGGTGATGTTCCCGAGCATCGATTCGGCCGAAGACGCGGCGCGCGCCGTGCGCCTCACGCGTTATCCGGACGTGGGCACCCCCGACGGCGAGCGCGGTGTCGCGGGCGCGGTGCGCGCGGCCGCCTACGGCATGCGGCGCGACTATCTGCGCAATGCCAATGCGCAGATCGCCACGATTTTGCAGATCGAAACGGCGCAGGCCGTCGAGCAGGTCGAGCAGATCGCGGCCGTGCCCGGCGTGGATTGCCTGTTCGTCGGTCCCGGCGATCTTTCCGCGAGTCTCGGCCATCTCGGCGACTCGAAGCATCCCGACGTGCAGGCGGCGATCCAGCGTGTGGTCGCGGCCGCGCGCGCGGCGGGCGTGGCGACCGGTATCTTCGCGATGGACGCGGCCGGCGCCAGGCAGTATCGGGAAATGGGTTTCAACTTCATCGCGCTCGCCGCCGACGTCATGTGGCTCGTGCGCGCGACGCGTCAAGCGCTGCAGGAGGCGCGGTCATGA
- the mrdA gene encoding penicillin-binding protein 2 has translation MTEFKDTQQQLSKFRLRVAAAGLFVFVCFGLIGFRFLYLQVWNHSKYSLQADENRISVAPIVPNRGIITDRNGVVLAKNYSAYTLEITPSKLTDTLDNTIDQLSTVIPIDQRDRRRFKKLLEDSKNFESLPIRTRLTDDEVARFTAQRFRFPGVEVRARLFRQYPLGPTAAHVIGYIGRISQRDQDRIDDLSDKNDSDPEHYDPRLDANNYNGTDYIGKIGVEQSYETELHGLTGFEEVEVTAGGRPVRTLSRTQATPGNNLVLSLDIGLQQVAEQAFAGKRGALVAIEPSTGDILAFVSAPSFDPNSFVDGIDQQTWDELNNSPDHPLLNRPLHGTYPPGSTYKPFMALAALTLHKRTPGWGFSDPGYYMFGGHRFNNDVRSGQGWVDMNRAIMVSNDTYFFMLAHDLGVDNIANFMKPLGFGQLTGIDIAGEARGILPSTEWKRKAYRRPEQQRWYEGETISLGIGQGYNSFTILQLAHATATLADNGILMKPHLVKEIENPITKAQHLTVPSESGRLDVKQSDIDVVKRGMENVTMNPSGTAYQVFKNAPYTSAGKTGTAQVFSLQGNKYQAHALAERLRDHALFIAFAPAEKPQIAVALIVENGGWGAQSAGPIARRVLDYWMVDRLKPGVEQAAVAAAASATEDASAPQIGTAPGAASAGVPASAPASAAPASAASGAAAASAAAGASAGSAVAPAAAPTPVKVAAGFTPLPVPVTAPPPAPASAASDAAASNAAAENAASSANAPRAASSAKNGKAANTKSRVNAAAQVSPDAPDTTDAVDGGTANNAARPEAASLPRHFGPGPHRQRRPANAAAATLAPPPKPATGGIDE, from the coding sequence ATGACCGAATTCAAGGACACCCAGCAGCAGCTCTCGAAATTCCGCCTGCGCGTCGCGGCGGCGGGGCTGTTCGTGTTCGTCTGCTTCGGGCTGATCGGTTTCCGCTTCCTCTATCTGCAGGTCTGGAACCACAGCAAGTACTCGTTGCAGGCGGACGAAAACCGCATCTCCGTCGCGCCGATCGTGCCGAACCGCGGCATCATCACCGACCGCAACGGCGTCGTGCTCGCGAAGAACTACTCCGCGTACACGCTCGAAATCACGCCCTCGAAGCTCACCGACACGCTGGACAACACGATCGACCAATTGTCGACCGTGATCCCCATCGACCAGCGCGACCGGCGCCGCTTCAAGAAGCTGCTCGAAGACTCCAAGAACTTCGAGAGCCTGCCGATCCGCACGCGCCTGACCGACGACGAAGTCGCGCGCTTCACCGCGCAACGCTTCCGCTTCCCCGGCGTGGAAGTGCGCGCGCGCCTGTTCCGCCAATACCCGCTCGGCCCGACGGCCGCGCATGTGATCGGCTATATCGGCCGGATTTCGCAGCGCGATCAGGACCGCATCGACGATCTCTCCGATAAAAACGACAGCGATCCCGAGCACTACGATCCGCGTCTCGACGCGAACAACTACAACGGCACCGACTACATCGGCAAGATCGGCGTCGAGCAGAGCTACGAAACCGAACTGCACGGCCTGACGGGCTTCGAGGAAGTGGAAGTGACGGCGGGCGGCCGCCCGGTGCGCACGCTCTCGCGCACCCAGGCCACGCCGGGCAACAATCTCGTGCTCTCGCTCGACATCGGCTTGCAGCAGGTGGCCGAGCAGGCGTTCGCGGGCAAGCGCGGCGCGCTCGTTGCGATCGAGCCGTCCACGGGCGACATTCTCGCGTTCGTCTCGGCGCCGAGCTTCGACCCGAATTCGTTCGTCGACGGCATCGACCAGCAAACGTGGGACGAGCTGAACAACTCGCCCGATCACCCGCTGCTCAACCGGCCGCTGCACGGCACCTATCCGCCGGGCTCGACCTACAAGCCGTTCATGGCGCTCGCCGCGCTCACTCTGCACAAGCGCACGCCGGGCTGGGGCTTCTCCGACCCCGGCTACTACATGTTCGGCGGCCACCGCTTCAATAACGACGTGCGTTCGGGCCAGGGCTGGGTCGACATGAACCGCGCGATCATGGTGTCGAACGACACGTACTTCTTCATGCTCGCGCACGATCTGGGCGTGGACAACATCGCGAACTTCATGAAGCCGCTGGGCTTCGGGCAGCTAACCGGCATCGACATCGCGGGCGAGGCGCGCGGCATCCTGCCTTCGACCGAATGGAAGCGCAAGGCGTACCGCCGCCCCGAGCAGCAGCGGTGGTACGAGGGCGAAACGATCAGTCTCGGCATCGGCCAGGGCTACAACTCGTTCACGATCCTGCAGCTCGCGCACGCCACGGCCACGCTCGCCGACAACGGCATTCTGATGAAGCCGCACCTCGTGAAGGAAATCGAGAATCCGATCACGAAGGCGCAGCATCTGACCGTGCCGAGCGAAAGCGGCCGCCTCGACGTCAAGCAATCCGACATCGACGTGGTGAAGCGCGGCATGGAAAACGTGACGATGAATCCGTCCGGTACCGCGTACCAGGTGTTCAAGAACGCGCCGTACACCTCGGCGGGCAAGACCGGCACGGCGCAGGTGTTCTCGCTGCAAGGCAACAAGTATCAGGCGCACGCGCTCGCCGAGCGGCTGCGCGACCACGCGCTCTTCATCGCGTTCGCGCCGGCTGAAAAGCCGCAGATCGCGGTGGCGCTGATCGTCGAAAACGGCGGCTGGGGCGCGCAGTCCGCGGGTCCGATCGCGCGGCGCGTGCTCGATTACTGGATGGTGGACCGCCTCAAGCCGGGCGTGGAGCAGGCGGCCGTGGCCGCCGCGGCTTCGGCCACCGAAGATGCGTCCGCACCGCAGATCGGCACGGCGCCGGGCGCGGCTTCGGCGGGGGTACCCGCTTCGGCACCGGCTTCGGCGGCACCGGCATCTGCGGCTTCGGGTGCGGCGGCGGCGAGCGCGGCTGCGGGCGCCTCGGCCGGTAGCGCGGTCGCGCCCGCCGCGGCGCCCACGCCCGTGAAGGTCGCGGCCGGTTTCACGCCGCTGCCCGTGCCCGTGACGGCGCCGCCGCCCGCGCCCGCTTCGGCCGCATCGGACGCCGCCGCGTCCAACGCCGCGGCTGAAAACGCCGCATCGAGCGCCAACGCGCCGCGCGCGGCTTCATCGGCGAAAAACGGCAAAGCCGCGAACACGAAATCGCGCGTCAACGCAGCCGCTCAGGTTAGCCCGGACGCGCCCGACACCACCGACGCCGTGGACGGCGGCACCGCGAACAACGCGGCGCGCCCCGAAGCCGCCTCGCTGCCGCGCCATTTCGGCCCCGGCCCGCATCGTCAGCGCCGCCCCGCCAACGCGGCGGCGGCGACGCTCGCGCCGCCGCCCAAGCCCGCCACGGGCGGCATCGACGAGTAG
- the esaR gene encoding response regulator transcription factor EsaR has translation MATILVVDDEMGIRELLSEILSDEGHVVELAEDAQQAREFRQRHVPDLVLLDIWMPDTDGVTLLKEWAAQGQLTMPVIMMSGHATIDTAVEATKIGALNFLEKPIALQKLLKAVEQGLARGTAAPVTPASAANKPVAGGVAAVASAAALPVLGNDGVPAGVVASQTASISFDIPLRDARDAFERAYFEYHLARENGSMTRVAEKTGLERTHLYRKLKQLGVDLGKSKGE, from the coding sequence ATGGCAACCATCCTGGTGGTAGACGATGAAATGGGCATCCGGGAATTGCTCTCGGAGATCCTCAGCGACGAAGGACATGTCGTGGAACTCGCGGAAGATGCGCAGCAGGCGCGCGAATTCCGGCAGCGCCACGTGCCCGACCTCGTACTGCTCGATATCTGGATGCCGGACACCGATGGCGTGACGCTGCTCAAGGAGTGGGCGGCGCAGGGTCAGCTCACGATGCCGGTCATCATGATGTCGGGGCACGCGACCATCGACACGGCCGTCGAGGCCACGAAGATCGGCGCGCTCAACTTCCTCGAAAAACCGATCGCGCTGCAAAAGCTGCTCAAGGCAGTCGAGCAGGGCCTCGCGCGCGGCACCGCGGCGCCGGTCACGCCGGCCTCGGCGGCGAACAAGCCGGTGGCGGGCGGCGTGGCGGCGGTGGCCTCGGCGGCGGCGCTGCCCGTGCTCGGCAACGACGGCGTGCCGGCGGGCGTGGTGGCTTCGCAAACCGCGTCCATCTCGTTCGACATTCCGTTGCGCGACGCGCGCGACGCGTTCGAGCGCGCGTACTTCGAGTATCACCTCGCGCGCGAGAACGGCAGCATGACGCGCGTGGCCGAGAAAACGGGGCTGGAGCGTACCCACCTGTATCGCAAGCTCAAGCAGCTCGGCGTCGATCTCGGCAAGAGCAAGGGCGAATGA